Proteins co-encoded in one Amaranthus tricolor cultivar Red isolate AtriRed21 chromosome 7, ASM2621246v1, whole genome shotgun sequence genomic window:
- the LOC130818641 gene encoding uncharacterized protein LOC130818641, with protein sequence MHTIEIIKIVQCTQLRSSKLLHSIHAFKSQDSKIISYNHQHCIYPSSIMSSSGASGSDSCNVSGDAANEEGDFCYYPLWKYVVKGKKMSGGGGNYTWQCNFCKQIKSGSYTRVRAHLMGLAKGEINQCPNVTNEDKMQMRNLERQVEQYKESRQPKRPPLPSHSLSSETSLSPTSYAKKRKSDNPITKAFDIQARNNLDAEIARMFFTRGLPFNLCRNPYYVSSYNYAATNNIPGYKPPGYNKMRTTLLEREKENVERLLEPTKATWREKGVSIVSDGWSDPQRRPLINLMVACEVGPLFLKAVDCSGEVKDKDFIASLLNDAIEEVGDDKFVVQILTNNASNYKAAGELIEGRYPHIFWTPCIVHTLNLALKNICNAKNVSNNEEVYDECHWITEVHGDALFIKNYIMNHSMRLAIFNKFSPLKLLSVGDTRFASVVVMLKRMKLLKPTLQSMVVSEAWSTYRDDHRGQATLVREKILNDDWWDNVDYILDFTRPIYEMIRACDTDKASLHLVYEKWDSMISKVKEIIYNHEHKQRHEYSSFFSVVETILLSRWKKSNTPLHCLAHSLNPRYYSDVWLKEVPGRVAPHVDNEISTQRFNCFRRLFQNLEDRRKVNMEYAIFSARDGGVFTEPECLNDMYMMAPKHWWATYGSQVPMLQALAFKRGEAYNKGRTRLWDVGGDDFGNLEDSICLGMADLSLDEPELETTFVAEDDDGCHMDDM encoded by the exons ATGCACACAATTGAGATCATCAAAATTGTACAATGCACACAATTGAGATCATCAAAATTGCTACATTCAATCCATGCATTCAAGTCTCAAGATTCAaagattataagttataatCATCAACATTGCATATATCCG aGTTCAATCATGTCTAGTAGCGGGGCTAGTGGCTCTGATTCGTGCAATGTAAGTGGTGATGCTGCAAATGAAGAGGGTGATTTCTGTTATTATCCTTTGTGGAAATATGTTGTGAAAGGGAAAAAAATGAGTGGAGGTGGGGGTAATTATACTTGGCAATGCAACTTTTGCAAACAAATAAAGAGTGGTTCATATACTAGAGTTAGAGCACATTTGATGGGACTTGCAAAAGGTGAAATTAATCAATGTCCTAATGTAACAAATGAGGATAAAATGCAAATGAGAAACTTAGAAAGACAAGTTGAGCAATATAAAGAATCTAGACAACCAAAAAGACCACCACTTCCTAGTCATTCTTTGTCTTCCGAAACTTCTCTTTCACCAACTTCATATGCCAAGAAAAGAAAATCTGACAACCCAATCACCAAAGCTTTTGATATACAAGCTCGAAACAACTTAGATGCTGAGATAGCAAGGATGTTTTTTACTAGGGGATTGCCTTTTAACCTTTGTCGAAACCCTTACTATGTTAGTTCATACAACTATGCTGCCACAAATAATATTCCTGGTTACAAGCCTCCTGGTTACAATAAAATGAGAACCACTTTgttagagagagagaaagaaaatgttGAAAGGCTTTTAGAACCCACAAAGGCTACTTGGAGGGAAAAAGGAGTAAGTATAGTGAGTGATGGGTGGAGTGATCCACAAAGGAGACCTTTAATTAATCTCATGGTAGCTTGTGAAGTTGGTCCTCTATTCTTAAAGGCCGTTGATTGCTCAGGAGAGGTAAAGGATAAAGACTTTATTGCTAGTTTGTTGAATGATGCCATTGAAGAAGTTGGAGATGACAAATTTGTTGTACAAATTCTGACTAATAATGCAAGCAATTACAAGGCCGCTGGAGAACTTATAGAGGGTAGATATCCACATATATTTTGGACACCATGCATTGTTCACACTCTTAACCTTGCTCTTAAAAACATTTGTAATGCTAAAAATGTTTCAAACAATGAGGAGGTTTATGATGAGTGTCATTGGATAACGGAAGTTCATGGAGATGCTTTATTTATCAAAAACTACATAATGAACCATTCAATGAGGTTAGCTATATTTAATAAGTTCTCTCCATTAAAGCTTCTTTCTGTCGGTGATACTCGCTTCGCTTCGGTAGTTGTCATGCTAAAGAGGATGAAACTTCTTAAACCAACTCTTCAATCCATGGTTGTTAGTGAGGCTTGGTCCACATATCGTGATGATCATCGTGGACAAGCTACACTTGTGAGGGAAAAGATTTTAAATGACGATTGGTGGGACAACGTTGATTACATCCTTGATTTTACTCGTCCCATTTATGAAATGATAAGAGCATGTGATACCGACAAAGCATCCCTTCATCTAGTATATGAAAAATGGGATTCAATGATTTCAAAGGTGAAGGAGATCATATATAACCATGAGCATAAACAAAGGCATGAGTATTCTTCTTTCTTTAGTGTGGTCGAAACAATACTTCTTAGCCGTTGGAAGAAAAGCAACACTCCACTTCATTGTTTGGCACATTCTTTGAATCCAAG GTATTATAGTGACGTGTGGCTTAAAGAGGTCCCCGGTAGAGTTGCTCCACATGTTGACAATGAAATTTCCACACAAAGATTTAATTGCTTCAGAAGATTGTTTCAAAACTTGGAAGATAGAAGAAAGGTTAATATGGAGTATGCTATTTTCTCGGCAAGAGATGGTGGTGTATTTACCGAACCGGAGTGCTTGAATGATATGTACATGATGGCTCCAAAGCATTGGTGGGCAACTTATGGCTCACAAGTTCCGATGCTTCAAGCATTAGCATTCAA GAGAGGTGAGGCTTATAACAAGGGAAGAACAAGGTTGTGGGATGTTGGAGGAGATGACTTTGGAAATCTAGAAGATTCTATTTGCCTTGGCATGGCGGATCTTTCTCTTGATGAGCCCGAGTTGGAAACTACGTTTGTAgcggaggatgatgatggatgtcatatggatgatATGTGA